Proteins from one Pontibacter korlensis genomic window:
- the gyrA gene encoding DNA gyrase subunit A: MTEGERIIPINIEDEMRGAYIDYSMSVIISRALPDVRDGLKPVHRRVLYGMSELGVSYNKPYKKSARIVGEVLGKYHPHGDSSVYDTMVRMAQDWSLRYPLVDGQGNYGSIDGDSPAAMRYTEARLKRIADELLADLDKNTVDFVPNFDDSLKEPSVMPAKLPNLLINGTSGIAVGMATNMAPHNLREVVDGIVAYIDNREITIAELMQFITAPDFPTGGIIHGYDGVKTAFETGRGRVLMRARANFETTPSGKEQIIVTEIPYMVNKASLIEKTAALVNEKKIEGISDLRDESDRDGLRIVYDLKRDAIPNVVLNNLYKYTQLQSSFGVNNVALVKGRPMTLNLKDLIKHFVDHRHEVVVRRTQYELDEAKKRAHILEGLLIALDNLDEVINLIRSSRDPEIARNGLMERFALTEIQARAILDMRLQRLTGLERDKIQQEYDEIKKLIDYLTSILNDEALRMKIIKDELIEIRDRYGDERRTSIEASTGDISYEDMIPEENMVITISHEGYIKRTSLNEYRSQSRGGVGSRGVAASKESDFTEHLFIANTHHHMLFFTEFGRVFWLKVYEIPEGGKTTKGRAIQNLIQIERDDKVRAVLNVHDLKNQDYVLNHNLVFITEQGTIKKTVLEAYSRPRTNGINAISINDGDRLLDVQLTNTSSEIVIALESGRAIRFNETQVRPMGRTAAGVRAVTLAGPDDKVVGMVCVENDNTDLLVVSEKGFGKRSPLEEYRITNRGGKGVKTMNITDKTGKLVAIKGVTDTDDLMIINRSGITIRLRVSDLRVIGRATQGVRLIKLNEGDQISSVAKVEVDNEEQVEEAVMEQSELSPEDSLQPDTMIDPEAADEA; encoded by the coding sequence ATGACAGAAGGCGAACGAATAATACCGATAAACATTGAAGACGAAATGCGCGGTGCGTATATCGACTATTCAATGTCTGTTATCATTTCCAGAGCCTTACCCGATGTTCGGGACGGATTAAAGCCAGTGCATCGTCGGGTGCTTTATGGTATGTCCGAGCTGGGGGTATCGTATAACAAGCCCTATAAAAAATCTGCCAGGATTGTAGGGGAGGTGCTCGGTAAGTACCACCCGCACGGTGACTCCTCAGTGTACGATACGATGGTGCGTATGGCTCAGGATTGGTCGCTGCGTTATCCGCTTGTAGACGGGCAGGGTAACTACGGTTCTATCGATGGTGACTCTCCGGCCGCTATGCGTTACACGGAGGCGCGCCTGAAGCGTATAGCAGACGAACTGCTGGCAGACCTGGACAAGAACACGGTAGATTTTGTACCTAACTTTGACGACTCGCTAAAAGAGCCGAGCGTAATGCCTGCCAAACTGCCTAACCTGCTGATTAACGGCACATCTGGTATTGCGGTAGGTATGGCAACCAACATGGCGCCACATAACCTTAGAGAGGTAGTGGACGGTATTGTTGCCTACATCGACAACAGAGAGATTACCATAGCCGAGCTGATGCAGTTTATCACTGCCCCAGACTTCCCGACAGGAGGTATCATACACGGTTACGATGGTGTAAAAACTGCATTTGAGACAGGACGTGGTCGTGTGCTGATGCGTGCCCGTGCCAACTTCGAAACTACTCCAAGTGGGAAAGAGCAGATCATCGTAACGGAGATTCCTTACATGGTGAACAAGGCTTCTTTGATTGAGAAGACAGCTGCGCTCGTTAATGAGAAGAAGATTGAGGGAATTTCTGACCTTCGAGACGAATCTGACCGCGATGGTTTGCGCATTGTGTACGATCTGAAGCGTGATGCTATACCAAACGTTGTACTGAACAACCTGTACAAGTATACGCAGCTACAGTCTTCATTCGGTGTAAACAACGTGGCCTTGGTTAAAGGTCGCCCGATGACACTGAACCTGAAGGACCTGATCAAGCACTTCGTAGATCACAGGCATGAGGTTGTTGTCCGCAGAACGCAGTATGAGCTGGACGAGGCTAAAAAACGTGCGCACATCCTGGAAGGCTTGCTTATTGCCCTGGATAACCTAGACGAGGTAATCAACCTGATACGTTCTTCGCGTGACCCTGAGATTGCGCGTAACGGTTTGATGGAGCGCTTTGCTCTGACAGAGATTCAGGCTCGTGCTATACTTGATATGCGTCTGCAGCGCCTTACTGGCCTGGAGCGTGACAAGATTCAGCAGGAGTACGATGAAATCAAGAAGCTGATCGATTACCTGACTTCTATCCTGAACGACGAAGCGCTGCGTATGAAGATCATCAAAGATGAGCTGATCGAGATTCGCGATCGTTATGGCGATGAGCGTCGTACCAGCATTGAAGCTAGCACAGGCGATATCTCTTATGAGGACATGATCCCAGAGGAGAACATGGTAATCACAATTTCCCATGAAGGCTATATCAAGCGTACTTCCCTGAATGAGTACCGTAGCCAGAGCCGTGGTGGCGTTGGCTCCAGAGGTGTAGCTGCATCTAAGGAAAGTGACTTTACCGAACACTTGTTTATCGCTAATACGCATCACCACATGCTGTTCTTTACAGAGTTTGGTCGTGTGTTCTGGCTGAAGGTTTACGAGATTCCGGAAGGAGGGAAGACGACAAAAGGACGTGCTATCCAGAACCTTATCCAGATCGAGCGTGATGATAAAGTGCGTGCCGTGTTAAATGTGCATGACCTTAAAAACCAGGATTACGTACTCAACCACAACCTGGTGTTTATTACAGAGCAAGGTACCATCAAAAAGACAGTGCTGGAGGCTTACTCTCGCCCAAGAACGAACGGTATCAATGCTATCTCGATTAACGACGGAGACCGCCTGCTTGATGTTCAACTGACCAACACCAGCAGCGAGATTGTAATTGCGCTGGAGTCGGGGAGAGCTATCCGCTTCAACGAAACACAGGTGCGCCCAATGGGACGTACAGCCGCTGGCGTGCGTGCCGTAACACTTGCCGGACCTGACGATAAAGTGGTTGGTATGGTTTGTGTAGAGAATGATAACACTGACCTGTTAGTGGTTTCTGAGAAAGGCTTTGGCAAGCGTTCGCCGCTTGAGGAGTACCGTATCACGAACCGCGGTGGTAAGGGTGTAAAAACCATGAACATTACCGATAAAACAGGTAAACTAGTAGCCATCAAAGGCGTAACGGATACTGATGACCTAATGATCATCAACCGTTCAGGTATCACCATCAGGCTGCGTGTTAGCGACCTGCGTGTGATTGGCCGTGCGACACAAGGCGTACGACTGATAAAGCTGAACGAAGGCGATCAGATTTCATCTGTGGCAAAAGTTGAAGTTGATAACGAGGAGCAAGTTGAGGAGGCTGTAATGGAACAGTCTGAACTTTCTCCGGAAGATTCACTGCAGCCAGACACCATGATTGATCCGGAAGCTGCCGACGAGGCTTAA
- a CDS encoding SDR family oxidoreductase, with protein MTQNRWQLTGKKAVVTGGSKGIGEATVKEFIDLGAEVLAVARKQEDLRRLQEQYPKQLDTLSADVSKEEGRAAVADWVQQEWGVLDILVNNAGTNIRKPTAEYSSEEYIFIMQTNLQSAFDLNRLMYPLLQKSEQGNIVHVTSVAGLVHVRTGSIYGMTKAALNQLTRNLAAEWAKDGIRVNAVAPWYISTPLAEAVLQNEEFYNNVIGRTPMRQVGKPEDVSGAIAFLCLPAAAYITGQTIAVDGGFTVNGFHPL; from the coding sequence ATGACACAAAACAGATGGCAGCTGACCGGCAAAAAAGCGGTAGTTACCGGAGGTTCCAAAGGCATTGGAGAAGCAACGGTTAAAGAGTTTATAGATCTCGGCGCTGAAGTACTGGCAGTAGCACGTAAGCAAGAGGATTTACGGCGCTTGCAGGAGCAGTACCCGAAACAGCTAGATACTTTGTCGGCTGATGTTAGCAAAGAAGAAGGCAGAGCAGCTGTGGCAGATTGGGTGCAGCAGGAGTGGGGCGTGCTGGATATACTGGTGAATAATGCTGGAACCAATATACGCAAACCTACAGCTGAATACAGCTCTGAAGAATACATTTTCATCATGCAAACCAATCTTCAGTCTGCTTTTGACCTGAACCGTTTAATGTACCCGCTGCTGCAGAAATCGGAGCAGGGAAACATAGTGCACGTTACTTCTGTGGCCGGTTTGGTGCACGTACGTACCGGCAGTATCTATGGCATGACAAAGGCCGCTTTAAACCAGCTTACACGCAATCTGGCGGCTGAGTGGGCTAAAGATGGTATCAGGGTAAATGCAGTTGCACCTTGGTACATCAGCACGCCACTGGCAGAAGCTGTGCTGCAAAACGAGGAGTTTTACAACAACGTCATCGGCCGTACACCTATGCGACAGGTAGGAAAACCAGAGGATGTATCCGGTGCTATTGCCTTCTTATGTCTGCCTGCAGCAGCCTATATAACAGGTCAAACCATAGCAGTTGATGGTGGTTTTACTGTGAACGGATTTCACCCACTTTAA
- a CDS encoding metal-dependent hydrolase translates to MDSLTQIVLGASVGEAVAGKRLGNKALLWGAIAGTIPDLDVLLNPWLDTVQQLSFHRSLTHSFVFAVVASPLLGWLLYRFYRNSEATFRDWTLLFFLGFVTHALLDSCTTWGTQLFWPFSSYGVAFYNVFVVDPFYTVPFLVLVAAAAFYNRRSRTRALLNYTGLAVSSAYLLWAFIAKGIADNTFEQSMQQEGIEYASYISKPTPMNTIFWSVTAKGEDGFYNGFYSLLDDNMQVNYGYEPQNAELLEPYRGHPKLERLLYITKGYYSVEKDRAGAILINDLRFGKFDGWQKSGGGYVFVYKMWQNDQGELQFEEVNNRPKVDKEYLKAYRDRILGQKQ, encoded by the coding sequence ATGGATTCGTTAACACAGATAGTTTTAGGGGCCTCAGTTGGTGAGGCTGTAGCTGGAAAACGGCTTGGCAACAAAGCCCTGTTATGGGGTGCCATAGCAGGAACTATTCCTGATTTGGATGTGCTGCTGAACCCCTGGCTGGACACAGTGCAACAGTTGAGTTTTCACCGTTCTCTAACACACTCGTTTGTGTTTGCAGTAGTTGCCTCACCATTGCTGGGGTGGTTGCTATACCGGTTTTACAGAAACTCTGAGGCGACTTTCAGAGACTGGACGCTGCTTTTCTTTCTGGGTTTTGTAACGCATGCCTTGCTCGATAGCTGCACCACATGGGGTACGCAACTTTTCTGGCCGTTCTCAAGCTATGGCGTAGCCTTCTACAACGTCTTTGTCGTTGACCCATTCTATACCGTGCCATTTCTTGTATTGGTAGCAGCTGCGGCCTTCTACAACCGCCGCAGCCGCACCCGTGCCTTGCTCAACTACACTGGCCTGGCTGTAAGTTCTGCATATTTGCTGTGGGCATTTATTGCCAAAGGCATAGCCGATAATACCTTTGAGCAGAGTATGCAGCAGGAGGGTATAGAGTATGCTTCTTATATCAGCAAACCTACACCCATGAATACTATTTTCTGGTCTGTAACGGCTAAAGGTGAGGATGGCTTTTACAACGGCTTTTATTCGCTGCTGGATGATAATATGCAGGTAAATTATGGATATGAGCCACAAAACGCTGAGCTTTTAGAGCCTTACCGAGGACATCCAAAGCTGGAACGCCTGCTATACATCACCAAAGGATACTATTCCGTTGAAAAAGACCGTGCAGGTGCAATCCTGATAAATGACTTGCGCTTTGGAAAGTTTGATGGCTGGCAGAAGAGTGGGGGCGGATACGTCTTTGTGTATAAGATGTGGCAGAACGATCAGGGGGAGTTGCAGTTTGAGGAGGTAAATAATCGCCCTAAAGTAGATAAAGAATACCTGAAGGCATACCGGGACCGCATTCTGGGCCAAAAGCAGTAG
- a CDS encoding DUF349 domain-containing protein, which produces MTTDKEHMDTTGAEANKPENQAAADEQNTAMPNENAAAQPAPAGSTGAGVPKEEQPEINPSISSEEESNVANNSTDVMADAIIEANEGTAEPRGTAQAGSDEANTTVPAATAQETGSSVAPGHHDYDEDDEEDHTDYSQLSLEELRQQLNTVLRGPDAMRKHRAVNELFRHYDAKFQVQRNEAFEKYKEEGGTEEGFDYHASEEHQNLEKLLTAYRDSRYQQRQSQEEQRQRNLERKQELLNQLRQLVESAETKNSGEELKKLQAEWKAIGPVPAGEAQELWDSYHALLDIFYNNRSMFFEMKELDRRRNLEAKHQLIERAQALQNEPSINKALQELRHLHEEWKNLGPVPNDQRDAIWEQFTQASEKVHERRRAYHEERSTRELQNLTVKRGLLERLQEFASFNTDRINEWRDKTDEIQKLKEEWDKAGLVPKEYAEEVNKTFWSNYKAFFQRKNQFFKALDEQKMHNLQLKTQLCEEAESLKDSNDWASTKEKLIQLQKKWKTIGRVPDKYSDKIWQRFRSACNEFFDRKQANEQHRSAELEKLSAEKMEICDKIADKLSQPNATGSVEEFNSLVQQWRDTDQGNRRTSPKAEDKFISLMEKYLERVPALSLEERSELLVKLQVERIKHSPDASQKLHQRENTLRREIAQLQNDIQTLRTNIEFFARSKNADKLREEYEGRIADAQKRISQLQHQLDAFRG; this is translated from the coding sequence ATGACAACTGATAAAGAGCATATGGACACCACCGGAGCTGAGGCTAACAAACCAGAGAACCAGGCTGCTGCCGACGAGCAAAACACAGCCATGCCAAATGAAAATGCTGCAGCACAACCTGCACCTGCCGGAAGCACCGGCGCAGGAGTGCCAAAAGAAGAGCAGCCCGAAATAAATCCCTCTATTTCCTCAGAAGAGGAAAGCAATGTAGCAAACAATAGCACTGATGTGATGGCTGATGCTATTATTGAAGCAAATGAGGGTACAGCTGAGCCAAGAGGCACAGCACAGGCAGGTTCTGATGAGGCAAATACTACAGTTCCAGCTGCTACCGCTCAAGAAACAGGTAGCTCCGTTGCTCCAGGCCATCATGACTACGATGAGGATGACGAGGAAGACCATACTGACTACAGCCAGCTTTCGCTAGAGGAGCTGCGCCAGCAGTTGAATACAGTGTTAAGAGGTCCGGATGCGATGCGTAAGCACCGTGCGGTAAATGAGCTTTTCCGCCATTATGATGCTAAGTTTCAGGTACAGCGCAACGAAGCATTTGAGAAGTACAAAGAGGAGGGAGGCACTGAAGAAGGGTTTGATTACCATGCTTCTGAAGAGCATCAAAATCTGGAAAAACTGCTGACAGCATACCGTGATTCAAGATATCAGCAGCGCCAAAGCCAGGAAGAACAACGACAGCGCAATCTGGAGCGCAAGCAGGAGCTGCTGAACCAGCTTCGCCAGCTCGTAGAATCTGCTGAGACCAAGAACAGCGGAGAGGAATTGAAAAAGCTTCAGGCGGAATGGAAGGCTATAGGACCAGTGCCGGCCGGAGAAGCTCAGGAGCTGTGGGATTCCTACCATGCGCTGCTCGATATCTTCTACAACAACCGCAGCATGTTCTTCGAGATGAAGGAGCTTGACCGCAGGCGCAACCTGGAGGCAAAGCACCAGCTCATAGAACGTGCACAAGCGCTTCAGAACGAACCAAGTATAAATAAAGCCTTGCAGGAGTTACGCCACCTGCACGAAGAGTGGAAGAATCTTGGGCCTGTACCCAACGATCAGCGTGATGCCATCTGGGAGCAATTCACACAGGCATCTGAGAAGGTGCATGAGCGCCGCCGTGCCTACCATGAAGAGCGCTCTACCCGGGAACTGCAAAACCTAACCGTTAAGCGTGGGCTGTTAGAGCGTTTGCAGGAATTTGCATCCTTCAATACTGACCGCATAAACGAGTGGCGCGATAAAACAGATGAAATTCAGAAGCTGAAGGAGGAGTGGGACAAAGCAGGTCTGGTACCTAAAGAGTATGCTGAGGAAGTTAATAAAACCTTCTGGAGCAACTATAAAGCTTTCTTCCAACGCAAGAATCAATTCTTTAAGGCGCTCGATGAGCAAAAAATGCATAACCTGCAGCTCAAGACACAGCTTTGCGAAGAAGCTGAAAGCCTGAAGGACAGTAACGATTGGGCAAGCACGAAAGAGAAGCTTATCCAGCTGCAGAAAAAATGGAAAACCATTGGCCGTGTTCCTGACAAATACTCAGACAAAATCTGGCAACGTTTCCGCTCTGCCTGTAACGAATTCTTCGACAGAAAGCAGGCAAATGAACAGCACCGTTCTGCTGAGCTAGAAAAACTCTCAGCTGAGAAGATGGAAATCTGCGATAAAATAGCCGACAAGCTATCGCAGCCAAATGCTACTGGCTCAGTTGAGGAATTCAACAGCTTAGTGCAGCAGTGGCGTGATACGGATCAAGGTAACCGCCGCACAAGCCCTAAAGCTGAGGATAAGTTCATTTCCCTGATGGAGAAGTACCTGGAGCGAGTGCCAGCACTAAGCCTGGAGGAGCGTTCGGAGCTTCTGGTAAAACTGCAGGTTGAGCGAATAAAGCATAGCCCGGATGCCAGCCAGAAGCTTCATCAGCGCGAAAACACATTGCGCCGCGAAATTGCACAGCTGCAAAACGATATTCAGACACTGCGCACCAATATCGAATTCTTTGCGCGCTCTAAAAATGCCGACAAGCTACGCGAAGAGTATGAAGGGCGTATTGCGGATGCTCAAAAACGCATCTCTCAGCTGCAACACCAACTCGATGCTTTTAGAGGATAA
- a CDS encoding YqgE/AlgH family protein, whose translation MAESKVIKPQSGSILISEPYLGDPNFERSVILLCSHQEEEGSFGLVLNRASNLHLSDVLDVFDDDFDMVLGIGGPVQYNTLHYIHRLPDLPQAVKLSEDLYWGGDFEALRTMIDTGLVNPDEIKFFLGYSGWTPGQLQEEIDKNVWIVNNNAANKLFTLDTETLWRSILREMGGKFKVLSNYPDDPRLN comes from the coding sequence ATGGCTGAAAGCAAGGTAATAAAACCGCAGAGCGGGAGCATACTTATATCTGAACCATATCTGGGCGATCCAAATTTCGAGCGCAGCGTGATACTCCTGTGCAGCCATCAAGAGGAAGAAGGCTCCTTCGGATTGGTTCTGAACAGAGCATCCAACCTGCACTTGTCTGATGTGCTGGATGTTTTTGATGATGATTTTGATATGGTTCTTGGCATTGGTGGGCCTGTACAGTATAACACCTTGCATTACATACACCGATTGCCGGACTTACCACAAGCTGTAAAGCTGTCTGAAGACCTATACTGGGGAGGTGATTTTGAGGCACTGCGCACCATGATTGATACAGGATTGGTGAACCCTGATGAAATTAAATTTTTCCTGGGATATTCTGGCTGGACACCTGGGCAGTTACAGGAGGAAATTGATAAAAATGTTTGGATAGTTAATAACAATGCTGCGAATAAATTATTTACTTTGGATACTGAAACCCTTTGGCGGAGCATTCTCCGCGAGATGGGTGGAAAGTTCAAGGTGCTAAGCAATTACCCTGATGACCCACGCCTGAACTGA
- the pdxH gene encoding pyridoxamine 5'-phosphate oxidase yields the protein MALTHNIADIRTNYTKQALTEDSVAKDPVQQFKAWLEEAIQSEVDEPTALVLSTVSAAGKPSARVVLLKGFNEQGFKFYTNYQSRKGQELAENPYASLTFFWPALERQVRVEGKVEKASPEDSDVYFHSRPKGSQIGAWASPQSQVIDKREVLEQREKQYTEQFSHVDQVPRPQHWGGYVLVPHYIEFWQGRPSRLHDRIAFELETNDWKIKRLAP from the coding sequence ATGGCACTAACGCATAACATTGCCGATATACGGACAAACTATACAAAACAGGCGCTCACTGAAGACTCTGTAGCAAAAGATCCTGTGCAGCAATTTAAGGCGTGGCTGGAGGAGGCCATACAATCAGAGGTAGATGAACCGACAGCTTTGGTTTTGTCTACAGTTAGCGCTGCTGGCAAACCATCTGCCCGCGTAGTGTTACTAAAGGGGTTTAATGAGCAGGGTTTCAAGTTTTATACGAACTACCAGAGCCGCAAAGGGCAAGAGCTTGCAGAGAACCCCTATGCCTCGCTCACCTTTTTCTGGCCAGCCCTGGAGCGGCAGGTACGTGTAGAAGGTAAGGTTGAAAAAGCAAGCCCAGAGGACTCAGATGTTTATTTTCATAGCCGCCCAAAAGGAAGCCAGATAGGTGCCTGGGCCTCACCACAGAGCCAGGTAATTGATAAGCGCGAAGTACTGGAGCAGCGCGAAAAGCAGTATACAGAACAGTTTTCTCATGTGGACCAGGTGCCACGTCCACAGCATTGGGGTGGCTATGTTTTAGTGCCCCATTATATCGAGTTTTGGCAGGGTCGCCCAAGTCGCCTGCACGACCGCATTGCCTTTGAGTTGGAGACTAATGATTGGAAAATAAAACGCCTGGCCCCCTG